A region of the Cucurbita pepo subsp. pepo cultivar mu-cu-16 chromosome LG14, ASM280686v2, whole genome shotgun sequence genome:
CTAAATTCAATCGTTACCGTTGAACTATGATAAAtgaatataagaaaaaactgtaacagccaaaacccATCTccaacagatattgtctgctttaacctgttacatatcgtcgtcaacctcacagttttaaaacccACCTTTAATtacacaatccacctcttggGAGCCATTCGTCCTTGCCGACACATCGCTCATTGTCGAattctgatactatttgtaacagctcaagcccacaactaggagatattgttcgttttagcccgttacatatcaacGTCAACCTCAcgcttttaaaacgcgtctctagggagaggttttcacacccttataaagaatgcttcgttacCCTTTCGAATtaatgcgggatctcacaaaagcaatataatatatattattgttgaTTAATATAATTCATGACACGAACATATTCGTAGAGCTATATGATAAACACGAAGATTGAAAGTGAAAATCaatgataaaaaagaataaaataaagttaagattcttattaatttttttttttttaaacatggaATATGTGATATGAGATATAAAACTTAGGATAATTTGGAATATATTCTTTCCTTAGTATTTGGAAAAATGCAATGAAGAATTAGGATATAATATAAGACATTAAATTCTTGTTTCAAGCATTTATTCATATGCTTTTTGCAATCGAATTTTGAATCTAATATACTATACATTTTATAAAGCATAttactaatatattttaattatcattaaatttattaaaataatattgtcaTTTGTACCGAGGTGCGTTACATTTACCAGTACCATACAATTATCTATAcaaagattatttttatttttatttaatttcaaatttatttaaatttacccGTCTCAAGATTACTCTTGAAgagaaatatattattagatAGAAGTGTTCATACAACTCAATAATCACACCGATCAAAACTACCAAATTTAAACCATAAAAGTTGAGTTaggttgaaattttgaaaattaaaaaattctcaGTTTGCACGTTAACATTGCTTTAGTTGGGTTAactgaaaatagggttacaatccaacccgatcttacttttaaaaaattaagaatatttaaagtttgtgGCTGATGTTAGTGTTGTGTTAtgacttgtaaatgtttgatatttgaacttAAGTATGATTTAACCCGACAACCTAACCaaacccaactcgaaaatagagatgttgggttgagttaggttgtgaaCTTTATTTGAGTTGCTTGACGTGCAAATTTTTTCCAACCCAACACTAAACTCGTGCACCCCGATTGCTAAAGTAGCTACTTATTTTCATTAGCTCACGGTCTAAGATTTGATCCCTCACCCTTGCTCCCTTGCTCTATTATAGGTGAGTAgtattctaataaatttttaatttgagatAGTTTGAAACATTGACTAGAAACGGTGGGTcgatactttattttaataaaaaagtgtaaatgattaaaataagagagagtggagagagatttctctCTGTTATCTAAGAGGGAGTTGGAGACAGAGATTATATTCTTGTTTCCATCACCGTCCTCGACAACGATCTCGACCACGCCACCTtactatatacatatatatataatacaatcatccattaaataatgaatcgaagtgaatatttttaaaaaatatatattaaatagtggagaagacttACTCATTGAACATTTTTATCCgacattaatatatattatatacatatagtttttaaaaatatatacccacattaatattttaatcatagATTTGATCAAGTTGTCTTAAATTAATccataaataattagaaatgctttatgtttgtttgaatCAGTCCTTAATCTGTGGTTCGCTAAATTACtttgaattgaagaagaaaataatgaacGTTGACGAACACGACGGTCTCGGAGGCGTCGCTGCTCATGGTCTTCGCTCAGACTATGGGGACTTCCTCCTCCGCAACAATGGCGACAAGGTACTCCGATCGATTATTCGATTGATTATTGATCCACATGTTTTCGCGCGTTTTTCATTTTGGATTTCTTGCATTCTCAATCGCCGATTCTAGCCTCTTCTGCTCTTACTCTTGTTCTTTAGAACTAGTCATTTAAACagattttgttaaatttttagttaGAACTGGAACTGGAACTGGAACTGGAACCCCTtgtcaattttcttcttgtttaaTGTATGTTTTGTCTGCAAAAAGTCGATTAGAAACTtgttcctagtagacgcattttaaaatttttgaggggaagtctagAAGGGAAtgcccaaggaggacaatatctgctagcggtgagcttgggctgttacaaatggtatccgAGCCAAGTTACCGGATGGTGCAAGacactggtcggagtagggctagaccctctccatagtagacatgttttaaaactgtgaggctgacgacgatatgtaacaggttAAAGTGGACATATCTGCTAGCCATGggaggctgttacaaatggtattagagctagacactggacggtgtgccagcaaggacgctggcccccaatggagtagattgtgagatctcacattggtttccccttataaggaacgttttgttcccctctccctagcatacgcgtttttaaaccttgaggggaagcctagaagggaaagtacaaacaggacaatatctactagtggagggcttgagctgttacaaatagtttCATAGCCAAGTTACTGGACGATGCGAGACACTGAtcagagtagggctagaccctcttcatagtagacgcattttaaaaccatgaggttgacggcgatacgtaacgggctaaagcggacaatatctactggccgTGTGTTGAGGAATgtggattgttgggagggagtcccacgttggataatttagaggatgatcatgggtttataagtaaagaatacatctccattggtatgaggccttttgagaagctcaaagcaaagccatgagagcttatgctcaaagtgaatagtatcatactattgtggagagtcgtgattcctaacaccaTGGTCTcaagctgttacaaatggtatcagagccatgaacggtgtgccagcgataATGctggctcccaagggggtggattgtgagatcctacatcgattggagaggagcacaaagcattccttataaggggaaacctctccctaacacaCACGGAGAGGAGGTTCTGGTgtttaatataacaaaaatggtTTGAATAGTCAAATACTAGCTTAATCTTGAACCCTGCAGGTTGATATTGAGATGCTAAAGGGGAAGAATCTAGGCTTGTATTTTTCAGCAGCATGGTGTGGCCCATGTCAAAGATTCACCCCTTCTTTGGTTGAAGCATACAACGAGCTATCTTCTAAAGGCAATTTTGAGATCATTTTCGTGTCAgctgatgatgatgagaaCTCTTTCAATGAGTATTTCTCTAAGATGCCATGGCTTGCTATCCCATTTTCTGATTCAGAGAGAAGGGACCGCTTGGATACCTTGTTCCAAGTGAGTGGAATACCCCATCTCATAATCCTTGATAGCAATGGGGAACTCTCTACTGATAGCGGAGTCGATTTCGTACGAGAATACGGAGCCGAGGCATATCCTTTTACCCCAGATCGAATCGCTCAATTGGCGAGCCAAGAGGCCGTGGCTAGAAGGGAACAGTCCTTGAGATCCATCATGATCTCTTCTTCATGTGATTTTGTAATATCATCTAAGGAAGAGAAAGTGAGTTCCAATGATTTTGCTTATCATTACTCTTTTAAACTCGTTTTAACTTGTTTCTTACTTGCAAGGTACCTGTCGCAGAGCTTGAAGGGAAGGTAGTGGGTCTGTACTTTTCAATGTTTTCATATGAACGATGTATGGCTTTTACACCAAAGCTTGTGGATGCTTATGAGAAACTGAAAGCAAAAGGGGAGAGATTTGAAATTGTGCTGATATCACTtgatcaagatgaagaattgtTTAAAGAAGGTTTAAGAAATGTTCCTTGGCTTGCATTACCTTTCATAGATAAGAGATGTGATAAGCTGGTTCGATATTTCGAGATTTCGACGCTACCGAGCTTGGTTATGATTGGACGAGATGGAAGAACTCTTCAGTCCAATGTTGTTAATGTCGTCGAAGAACACGGTTTTCTGGCATATCCTTTCACGAAGGAAAGGTTTGTAGAGCTTGCTGagcttgaaaaggaaaaagaggaaGCTCAAACGTTGGAGTCGGTCTTGGTTTCGGGGGATCGTGATTTTGTCATTGACAACAATGGAACCAAGGTtcgagttttattttaaattcaatctGGTTTTCATTTAGATAAAGTAAACACTTTAGTTATAATGATTGGCTACCACCCGTGGATCTAGGGGAATTTTTTCTCTACAAACCATGTAAATCTTTGTgcctttttgtttaatttctgtttgtggGTGTATGAGTgcgatcgatcttgcttctgcttctgctaTAGCAATTGGGTATCGGAACATTTTGGTTGTAGTATTCCGCTACAAGAACTGGGTATCAAAGCATTTTTGGTTATAGGtatgatatcccacattggttgaggaggagaacgaaacatcttttataaaggtgtggaaacctctccctggtagatgcgtttcaaaaaccttgaggggaagcccgaaaggaaaatcccaaagaggacaatatctgtttgcggtgggcttgggtcgttacaaatggtatcagagccagacaccaggcgatgtgccagcgaggaggctgttccccgaagggggtagacacgagggggtgtgccaataaggacactggccccTAAGGGAAGTGGATTTggaggggtcccacatcaattggagaaaggaacgagtgccagcaaggacgctggaccctgaaggggggtggattgtgatatcccacattggttggggaggagaacgaaacaccctttataagggagcggaaacctctccctagtagacgcattttaaaaactttgaagacaatatctgctagtcggtgcataaataactaaattggATGTTTGATTCTTCAGGTACCGGTGTCAAGTCTGGTGGGGAAGAACATCCTCATCTACTTCTCAGCAGATTGGTGCCCACCATGTCATGCATTTCTACCAAAACTCATTGAAACATATCACAAtattaagaagaagaatggtAATCTGGAAGTGATCTTCATCTCGTGCGACAAGGACGAAGTATCGTTCGAAAAACTGTTATCTCGAATGCCGTGGTTAGCCATTCCCTTTGGTGACCAGAGGAAAGCATTGATAAGGCGTAAATTCAAGGTCCAAATGGAAAATATCCCGGTGCTTATATGTATCGGAGCGGATGGGCGCACGGTTACGAATGATGCTATACAACTCGTTTCAGTTTATGGTGCTAAGGCTTATCCTTTCAGTGCAGGCCGAGCTGAAGAGTTGAAGTCAGAAACTGAGGTGATGACAAAGAATTTGCCTCAGAATGTTAAGCATGTACTCCATGAAGGACATCTTCTTTCGCTTACGCCTCGAAAAGGATACGTGTGCGACGGATGTGAAAAGGAAGGACGTGTATGGTCGTATTGTTGCAAGAGGTGCGATTTCGATCTCCATCCCCAGTGTGCTTTGGAAAAGAATCCAGAATACCAGATGGATACATGGAGAATTTGTGGTTGAAGGTAACTACT
Encoded here:
- the LOC111810289 gene encoding probable nucleoredoxin 1: MNVDEHDGLGGVAAHGLRSDYGDFLLRNNGDKVDIEMLKGKNLGLYFSAAWCGPCQRFTPSLVEAYNELSSKGNFEIIFVSADDDENSFNEYFSKMPWLAIPFSDSERRDRLDTLFQVSGIPHLIILDSNGELSTDSGVDFVREYGAEAYPFTPDRIAQLASQEAVARREQSLRSIMISSSCDFVISSKEEKVPVAELEGKVVGLYFSMFSYERCMAFTPKLVDAYEKLKAKGERFEIVLISLDQDEELFKEGLRNVPWLALPFIDKRCDKLVRYFEISTLPSLVMIGRDGRTLQSNVVNVVEEHGFLAYPFTKERFVELAELEKEKEEAQTLESVLVSGDRDFVIDNNGTKVPVSSLVGKNILIYFSADWCPPCHAFLPKLIETYHNIKKKNGNLEVIFISCDKDEVSFEKLLSRMPWLAIPFGDQRKALIRRKFKVQMENIPVLICIGADGRTVTNDAIQLVSVYGAKAYPFSAGRAEELKSETEVMTKNLPQNVKHVLHEGHLLSLTPRKGYVCDGCEKEGRVWSYCCKRCDFDLHPQCALEKNPEYQMDTWRICG